A section of the Humulus lupulus chromosome 2, drHumLupu1.1, whole genome shotgun sequence genome encodes:
- the LOC133815070 gene encoding uncharacterized protein LOC133815070, with product MADSAIWYASNHLEVLKSTWSFFTWTNNQEGVSRIYSKIDHVFINEVWAVDFPSSTAIFKWETSSDHCSCTISVLPIENLGIKPFRFYNFWTEHVHFKQLVLECWKQPMKGSGLKSIYLKTMRLKHKLNRFNMDQVGYIGVQFQKAKDEFQNALYYAQLYPNNMICQEEVKVATAKFRVQEKSYYSFLTQRSKIRWLNQGDMNTVFFFTYMKKHKEDNRIATFINEQGRVVDNYSEVVAHFLNPFQGIMGSPSLVSKGINSKIVDMGTKLNLDQQLLLLQPFTHKEIHDAMFSISSIKSPGPDGFGSAFYKVMWPDIGDEVCRAILQFFETSFIPEEVLNTSLSLVPKVDTPNRAVDFRPIACCSTLYKCVSKLLCSRLAKVLPILVHSNQGAFIQGRSIAHNVLICQDIIKNYRRSSISPRCAIKVDISKAYDTIDWRFIEDLLKALCFPSRFIGWIMTCISKTSYSLIMNGRIQGKFKGTKGLRQGDPISPFLFVLVVEYLTRSLQLAAQNSAFRFHPLCKNLKLISLYFADDLLIFCKGVLSLVKIIKSVLGEFSSVTGLQINESKSQVFYGGISASDRELILAELKLSEGVFPLKYLGVPMRPTKWKHEDCDVIIQKIKMRLHTWASRHLSFAGRMQLIHSVLFGLRNYWMSIFVLPQSIIKEIEKLSRGFLWGLNGNRCKIHMASWDKVCLPKAFEGLGFRNGQRWNHAILAKYVWAVSEKHDVLWVKWVNSVYLKGTDIWSYSLPPDTSWYWRKLCNIRGKFSREDIISAGLNGKFNSANIYMQSLNHAQAINSQLLTFDNLLRFKVPLESVMCPVCGVSEESHSHLFFTCSLSGKILELLADWLKISLWLVEFDRWRDWLSSRNNGLLSHIYNMLFAVVVYCIWRNRNCCIFYLYSRTASSIAAERTTQKPVLRSSSIERSSIKSTHDRVVVEDEGRDNPPEEVFADTVTDFSEVGEVLSRADCDGSKPGNHSGPRLGANVKEAKDFQELAKEKWANFQESFASHGGARLNFEEPLVRDGKLIA from the exons ATGGCTGATTCTGCTATTTGGTATGCCTCGAACCATTTGGAAGTTCTTAAAAGTACATGGTCTTTCTTTACTTGGACTAATAATCAAGAGGGAGTGTCCAGAATTTATTCCAAAATAGACCATGTGTTTATTAATGAGGTTTGGGCTGTGGACTTCCCTAGTTCTACTGCTATTTTTAAATGGGAAACTAGTTCGGATCACTGTTCTTGTACCATTTCTGTTCTTCCAATTGAGAACTTAGGGATTAAACCTTTTAGATTCTATAATTTTTGGACTGAGCATGTTCATTTTAAGCAGCTGGTTTTGGAATGTTGGAAGCAGCCGATGAAGGGATCTGGTTTGAAATCCATATACTTGAAGACAATGAGGCTTAAGCATAAACTTAACAGGTTTAACATGGACCAAGTTGGATATATAGGGGTTCAATTTCAGAAAGCTAAAGATGAATTTCAGAATGCTCTGTACTATGCTCAACTTTATCCTAATAATATGATCTGCCAAGAAGAAGTTAAAGTAGCAACTGCCAAGTTCAGAGTTCAGGAAAAAAGCTATTACAGCTTTTTAACTCAAAGGAGTAAGATTAGGTGGCTGAATCAAGGGGACATGAATACTGTGTTTTTCTTCACCTATATGAAGAAACACAAAGAGGATAATAGAATAGCCACGTTCATCAATGAACAAGGTAGGGTGGTGGACAACTACTCGGAAGTTGTTGCTCATTTTCTGAACCCTTTTCAGGGTATTATGGGCAGTCCCAGTTTGGTTTCCAAGGGCATTAACAGTAAGATTGTGGATATGGGAACTAAACTGAACCTAGACCAGCAGCTACTATTATTGCAACCGTTCACGCATAAGGAAATTCATGATGCTATGTTTAGTATTTCTAGTATCAAGTCACCTGGTCCTGATGGTTTTGGGTCAGCATTTTATAAGGTGATGTGGCCGGACATAGGGGATGAGGTTTGTAGAGCGATTCTCCAATTTTTTGAGACAAGTTTTATCCCTGAAGAAGTGCTGAATACTTCATTATCTTTGGTCCCTAAAGTTGATACTCCTAATCGAGCTGTGGATTTTAGACCTATTGCATGTTGCTCAACCTTGTATAAATGTGTTTCAAAGCTACTTTGCTCTCGGTTAGCCAAAGTCCTCCCTATTTTAGTTCACTCTAATCAGGGAGCATTTATTCAAGGTAGATCAATAGCCCATAATGTTCTCATTTGTCAAGATATCATCAAGAATTACAGAAGGTCATCCATTTCACCTCGGTGCGCTATTAAAGTTGACATAAGCAAAGCCTATGATACAATAGATTGGAGGTTTATTGAGGATCTCCTTAAGGCGTTATGCTTTCCTTCTAGATTCATTGGCTGGATAATGACTTGTATTTCCAAAACCTCTTATTCCTTAATTATGAATGGAAGGATTCAGGGCAAATTCAAAGGGACGAAGGGGCTGAGACAGGGGGATCCTATTTCCCCTTTTTTATTTGTCTTAGTGGTGGAGTATCTGACTCGTAGTCTTCAGTTAGCAGCACAGAACTCAGCCTTCAGATTCCACCCTTTATGTAAGAATCTTAAGCTTATTAGCCTTTATTTTGCTGATGACTTATTAATTTTTTGTAAAGGGGTGTTGTCTTTAGTTAAAATCATCAAGAGTGTGTTGGGGGAGTTTAGTTCTGTGACTGGTTTGCAGATTAATGAGAGTAAATCTCAGGTATTTTATGGGGGAATTTCAGCTTCTGACCGTGAGCTGATATTAGCTGAGTTGAAACTTTCTGAGGGGGTATTTCCCTTGAAGTATCTAGGAGTCCCTATGAGACCTACTAAATGGAAGCATGAAGATTGTGATGTCatcattcaaaaaataaaaatgagattacACACATGGGCTAGTAGACACCTATCATTTGCAGGCAGAATGCAACTTATTCATTCTGTTTTGTTTGGTCTGAGGAAttattggatgagtatttttGTTCTCCCTCAAAGTATTATCAAGGAAATTGAGAAGCTGTCTCGAGGCTTTCTTTGGGGTCTCAATGGGAATAGATGTAAGATTCATATGGCTTCTTGGGACAAAGTTTGTTTGCCTAAGGCTTTTGAGGGGCTCGGGTTCAGAAATGGCCAGCGTTGGAATCATGCTATTTTAGCCAAGTATGTTTGGGCTGTCTCTGAAAAGCATGATGTGTTATGGGTAAAGTGGGTCAACTCAGTTTATCTGAAAGGTACTGATATCTGGTCCTATAGTTTACCTCCGGATaccagctggtattggaggaagttaTGCAATATCAGAGGTAAATTTAGTAGGGAGGATATCATTTCTGCTGGTTTAAATGGGAAGTTTAACTCTGCCAATATTTATATGCAGTCTTTGAATCATGCTCAG GCCATTAACTCTCAGTTACTGACTTTTGACAACCTTCTGAGGTTCAAAGTTCCTCTTGAGTCTGTCATGTGCCCAGTGTGTGGTGTTAGTGAAGAGAGTCATTCTCACTTATTCTTCACTTGTTCTTTATCTGGTAAAATTCTGGAGTTATTAGCTGATTGGCTGAAGATCAGTTTATGGCTGGTTGAATTTGACAGATGGAGAGATTGGCTTTCTAGTAGGAACAATGGGTTACTATCTCACATTTATAACATGTTGTTTGCTGTTGTTGTTTACTGCATTTGGAGGAACCGAAATTGTTGCATTTTTTATCTCTACTCTCGAACTGCATCTAGTATAGCTGCTGAA AGAACTACTCAGAAGCCAGTGCTCAGATCTTCTTCGATTGAAAGGAGTTCAATCAAGTCTACACATGATAGAGTGGTGGTTGAAGATGAAGGGAGGGACAATCCCCCAGAAGAGGTTTTCGCTGATACGGTTACTGATTTTTCAGAGGTTGGGGAGGTACTTTCTCGGGCAGATTGTGATGGTTCCAAGCCTGGGAACCATTCGGGGCCTAGGTTAGGGGCAAACGTAAAGGAGGCGAAGGATTTTCAGGAATTGGCTAAGGAGAAGTGGGCAAACTTTCAGGAGTCATTTGCTTCTCATGGTGGTGCTCGACTCAATTTTGAGGAACCTCTGGTCAGAGATGGGAAATTAATAGCTTAA